A genomic segment from Yimella sp. cx-51 encodes:
- the tsaE gene encoding tRNA (adenosine(37)-N6)-threonylcarbamoyltransferase complex ATPase subunit type 1 TsaE — protein MKPVVLPDRASTQEWGRRLGSLLAAGDLLVLTGGLGAGKTTLTQGIAEGLGVRGPITSPTFVIARVHPSLVGGPELVHVDAYRLDGALELDDLDLDSDLDEAVTIIEWGAGLAEELSPDRLELVIDVDTTTEERRITLIANGARMHELIAQLEAKS, from the coding sequence ATGAAACCCGTCGTCCTTCCCGATCGGGCGAGCACCCAGGAGTGGGGCCGGCGACTGGGCTCCCTGCTCGCCGCCGGAGACTTGCTGGTGCTCACCGGCGGACTCGGTGCGGGCAAGACCACGCTGACCCAGGGCATTGCCGAAGGGCTCGGGGTGCGTGGTCCGATCACCTCGCCCACTTTCGTCATCGCGCGGGTGCATCCCTCGCTCGTCGGCGGACCAGAGTTGGTGCATGTGGACGCCTACCGTCTCGACGGCGCCCTTGAGCTGGACGACCTCGACCTCGACTCCGACCTGGACGAGGCAGTCACGATCATCGAGTGGGGGGCAGGCCTCGCCGAAGAACTCTCGCCCGACCGGCTCGAACTCGTCATCGACGTCGACACCACGACGGAGGAACGGCGAATCACGCTGATTGCCAACGGCGCTCGCATGCATGAACTGATCGCTCAGTTGGAGGCGAAGTCATGA
- a CDS encoding glycoside hydrolase family 3 protein, with product MSTSSRALRSVAVLAALSVTACSGAGNDAGRSSTGSASTQRLSPTSSTSKPTASKTTAAQTTGCVDRLVSSMTPAQRAGQLVMVGLDASTQPSSLDSLIADSHIGNMFFIGGWKNSANVLSAAEHVQARANPSSTAGVRFLVAADQEGGQVQQLKGSGFTRLPSALAQGAMSPDDRKNVVNTLVRELKAAGVNMDLAPVADTVPPENPRSNEPIGRWGRQYGNDPAAAGAAVTDVVRTMQTGGLQSTLKHFPGLGRITGNTDFTASGISDGQTTADDDYLRPFKDGIAAGAPVVMMSSAYYPKLDATNQAIYSPKIIDGLLRQQLGFDGVVISDDLNAVAVRSIPAGERAVRMVRAGGDIALTGLASAAPIMAKALVTEGARDPEFQRTIDTSAKRVLTLKTRAGLTSCSAG from the coding sequence ATGTCCACTTCCTCGCGCGCACTGCGCTCCGTCGCCGTCCTTGCTGCACTCTCGGTGACCGCCTGCAGCGGCGCCGGGAACGACGCCGGCCGGTCGTCCACCGGTTCTGCATCCACACAACGTCTTTCGCCGACATCGTCGACCAGCAAGCCAACGGCCTCGAAGACGACCGCGGCGCAGACCACGGGATGTGTCGACCGGCTGGTCTCGTCGATGACGCCGGCACAGCGCGCCGGCCAACTGGTCATGGTGGGCCTCGACGCAAGCACTCAGCCGTCGTCACTCGACTCCCTGATCGCTGACTCACACATCGGCAACATGTTCTTCATCGGCGGGTGGAAGAACTCCGCCAACGTGCTGTCCGCAGCCGAACATGTTCAGGCACGAGCCAATCCGTCGTCCACTGCCGGGGTTCGCTTCCTCGTCGCCGCCGACCAGGAAGGCGGGCAGGTGCAGCAGCTGAAAGGCAGCGGCTTCACCAGATTGCCGTCGGCCCTCGCCCAGGGCGCGATGTCTCCTGACGACCGGAAGAACGTCGTGAACACCCTCGTGCGCGAACTCAAGGCGGCCGGCGTCAACATGGATCTCGCACCGGTGGCCGACACCGTGCCACCTGAGAACCCGCGATCGAACGAGCCCATCGGCCGGTGGGGCCGACAGTACGGCAACGATCCGGCAGCTGCCGGCGCCGCGGTGACCGACGTCGTGCGCACGATGCAGACGGGCGGGTTGCAGAGCACCCTGAAGCACTTCCCGGGCCTCGGCCGGATCACCGGCAACACCGATTTCACCGCCAGTGGCATCAGCGATGGCCAGACCACCGCCGACGACGACTACCTGCGCCCGTTCAAGGACGGCATCGCCGCAGGTGCCCCCGTCGTGATGATGTCATCGGCGTACTACCCGAAGCTGGACGCCACCAACCAGGCCATCTACTCCCCGAAGATCATCGACGGTTTGCTGCGCCAACAGCTCGGGTTCGACGGCGTCGTCATCAGTGACGACCTGAATGCCGTTGCGGTGCGGAGCATTCCAGCCGGTGAGCGGGCAGTGCGAATGGTCCGCGCAGGGGGCGACATCGCTCTCACCGGCTTGGCTTCCGCAGCACCGATCATGGCCAAGGCACTCGTCACCGAGGGAGCGCGCGACCCGGAGTTCCAGCGCACGATCGACACGTCGGCCAAGCGGGTGCTGACCCTCAAGACCCGGGCCGGTCTCACGTCCTGCAGCGCCGGCTGA
- a CDS encoding alpha/beta fold hydrolase, with product MAGGVLGVGIGIVAAAAAAAAGVGAERLVRARQTAIDLGVEDDFVDIPDHEAAVISDAVPLHVEIDDPSPGSPTRQPTVVLSHGYTQHHGVWHYQRKALRDAGFRVVLWDHRGHGQSEIGDPASYTIEQLGRDLHEVIGQIVPKGPLILIGHSMGGMAIMALAEQFPEVVSERVVGAGFICTSSGALSTVDFGLGKQIGAAVHRLGPGTVSRLSTRQKLVDTALRAGRDVEDFLVHRYSFGSDVPMAVVRYTADMIFQTPMSVISAFMPTLLAHERTDGLAAFDGIETLVMHGQQDRIVPRKHADDMVARMPHSEYIVVEASGHMLPLEHPEIVNTEVVALAERSCRAVDSGKRRARGVPRNVTDLRAGGRSRRTTKRAAAK from the coding sequence ATGGCCGGTGGAGTGCTCGGTGTAGGTATCGGAATCGTCGCGGCAGCCGCTGCGGCGGCGGCCGGTGTGGGTGCCGAACGCCTGGTGCGCGCGCGACAGACGGCGATCGACCTCGGTGTCGAGGACGACTTCGTCGACATTCCCGACCACGAAGCAGCGGTGATCAGCGATGCCGTGCCGTTGCACGTCGAGATCGATGATCCGTCGCCCGGCAGCCCCACCCGCCAGCCGACGGTCGTCCTGTCACACGGCTACACCCAGCACCACGGCGTCTGGCACTACCAGCGAAAGGCGTTGCGGGACGCCGGTTTCCGCGTCGTGCTGTGGGACCACCGCGGACACGGCCAGTCGGAGATCGGAGACCCGGCGAGCTACACCATCGAGCAACTGGGCCGCGACCTGCACGAGGTGATCGGGCAGATCGTGCCGAAGGGCCCACTGATCCTCATCGGTCACTCGATGGGTGGCATGGCCATCATGGCGCTCGCCGAGCAGTTCCCGGAAGTGGTGAGTGAACGCGTTGTCGGCGCAGGCTTCATCTGCACCAGTTCAGGGGCGCTCAGCACCGTCGACTTCGGGCTGGGCAAGCAGATCGGGGCGGCTGTGCACCGGCTCGGCCCCGGCACGGTCTCACGGTTGTCGACCCGGCAGAAGCTGGTCGACACCGCTCTGAGGGCCGGACGTGACGTCGAGGACTTCCTCGTGCACCGCTACTCCTTCGGGTCGGACGTGCCGATGGCCGTGGTGCGTTACACCGCCGACATGATCTTCCAGACGCCGATGTCGGTGATCTCGGCCTTCATGCCCACGCTGCTCGCGCACGAACGCACCGACGGCCTCGCAGCTTTCGACGGCATCGAGACGCTGGTGATGCACGGGCAACAAGATCGCATCGTGCCGCGCAAGCACGCCGACGACATGGTCGCCCGCATGCCGCACTCGGAGTACATCGTGGTGGAGGCATCGGGCCACATGCTGCCGCTCGAGCACCCGGAGATTGTCAACACCGAGGTGGTCGCACTCGCTGAACGTTCCTGTCGCGCAGTCGATTCCGGCAAACGACGCGCTCGTGGGGTGCCGCGCAATGTCACCGACCTGCGCGCGGGTGGACGCAGCCGACGCACCACCAAGCGTGCGGCCGCGAAATGA
- a CDS encoding methyltransferase domain-containing protein encodes MDASRVHRLLEPEGLALLHSLPPYDESQVLPLTGTLRAQGHDPALISAALTQSALRQRGATKFGEAAARMLFTPDGLEQATRPQIARMHADRFVAVGAREVYDLGCGIGADARAFAQAGLRVHAIERDPATAAIARANLAEFPDAVVEVADAEAIAIPEDAAVWLDPARRTTGVADITGRTRRTFRLDQLQPSWDFVTALGASGRPVGAKLSPSFPIAALAPGASAIWTSFAGEVLECAVWFGPAADEHAVTACVLQGDDLTVVRARPSAQARLVDGTGHLRRYLYEADKAVVRAGLAATLACDIDGFELSPGLGHATSDHERDVPYARRYEITDVLPFHPKALRHWAREHGLGGITFKKRGVTFDDARLTKQLKLPGRGPRAIVLVTRVGDGTAALVLEHSG; translated from the coding sequence ATGGACGCCTCTCGGGTGCACCGACTGCTCGAGCCGGAGGGACTGGCGCTGCTGCACTCGCTGCCGCCCTACGACGAGTCACAGGTGCTGCCACTCACCGGGACGTTGCGCGCGCAAGGGCACGACCCCGCATTGATCAGTGCTGCGCTCACGCAGTCGGCGCTTCGGCAACGCGGTGCGACGAAATTCGGCGAGGCCGCCGCACGGATGCTCTTCACCCCGGACGGGTTGGAGCAGGCGACCCGTCCGCAGATCGCCCGCATGCACGCAGATCGGTTCGTCGCTGTCGGCGCACGCGAGGTGTACGACCTCGGTTGCGGCATCGGCGCCGACGCCCGAGCCTTCGCACAGGCGGGTCTACGGGTGCACGCGATCGAGCGCGATCCGGCCACCGCGGCGATCGCCCGCGCCAACCTCGCAGAGTTCCCTGATGCTGTCGTCGAGGTCGCAGATGCCGAGGCGATCGCCATCCCGGAGGATGCCGCGGTCTGGCTCGACCCCGCCCGTCGCACCACCGGGGTCGCCGACATCACCGGCCGCACCCGCCGCACCTTTCGCCTCGACCAACTGCAGCCCTCGTGGGACTTCGTGACCGCCCTCGGCGCTTCGGGCCGGCCGGTGGGCGCGAAGTTGAGTCCGTCCTTCCCGATCGCCGCTCTTGCGCCGGGGGCCAGCGCCATCTGGACCTCCTTCGCGGGCGAAGTGCTGGAGTGCGCCGTGTGGTTCGGGCCCGCGGCAGATGAGCACGCGGTCACTGCATGCGTACTCCAGGGCGATGACCTGACCGTCGTCCGAGCCCGCCCCTCTGCGCAAGCTCGGCTCGTCGACGGCACGGGTCATCTGCGCCGCTACCTCTACGAGGCCGACAAGGCCGTCGTGCGGGCCGGCCTCGCCGCAACCCTCGCGTGCGACATCGACGGTTTCGAGCTGAGCCCCGGGCTCGGGCACGCGACCTCCGACCACGAGCGGGACGTGCCGTACGCCCGCCGCTACGAGATCACCGACGTCCTGCCCTTCCACCCGAAGGCACTGCGCCACTGGGCACGCGAACACGGCCTGGGCGGCATCACCTTCAAGAAGCGCGGCGTCACCTTCGACGACGCGCGCCTCACCAAGCAACTCAAGCTGCCCGGACGCGGCCCGCGAGCGATCGTGCTGGTGACCAGGGTCGGCGACGGGACCGCGGCCCTGGTGCTCGAGCACTCCGGCTGA
- the shbA gene encoding RNA polymerase sigma factor ShbA, whose translation MSSSDAQISLRDLAVQARSGDDAAAASLMAQVHQIALRYARARLGRFSASVDASADVAQEVCVAVLTALPRYVDKGAPFEAFVYRIASHKVADAQRGVMRGAVPSDDLPEELDTAPTPEQLALQSDAAQQMHGYLDQLSDQQREVLTLRVAVGMSAEETAAALGMTPGAVRVAQHRALARLRTLMSEQGGIS comes from the coding sequence ATGTCATCGTCGGACGCGCAGATTTCCCTGCGCGATCTGGCTGTTCAGGCGCGTTCAGGTGACGACGCCGCTGCAGCCTCATTGATGGCACAGGTGCATCAGATCGCCTTGCGGTACGCCCGAGCCCGGCTCGGGAGGTTCTCCGCATCGGTCGATGCCTCCGCCGACGTAGCCCAGGAGGTGTGTGTGGCCGTGCTGACCGCACTGCCCCGGTACGTCGACAAGGGCGCCCCCTTCGAAGCCTTCGTCTACCGCATCGCGTCGCACAAGGTCGCCGACGCGCAGCGAGGCGTGATGCGTGGCGCCGTGCCGAGCGACGACTTGCCCGAGGAGCTCGACACCGCGCCCACGCCGGAGCAGCTCGCGTTGCAGTCGGACGCCGCCCAGCAGATGCACGGCTACCTCGACCAACTCTCCGATCAGCAGCGTGAGGTGCTCACGCTGCGCGTCGCCGTGGGGATGTCGGCCGAGGAAACGGCAGCCGCACTCGGCATGACTCCCGGTGCCGTCCGCGTGGCCCAGCATCGTGCTCTGGCGCGGCTGCGCACGCTGATGTCCGAGCAGGGTGGCATCTCGTGA
- the tsaB gene encoding tRNA (adenosine(37)-N6)-threonylcarbamoyltransferase complex dimerization subunit type 1 TsaB has product MTVLLAMDTSTTAVTAALVQDDSVLALTTELDGRRHTEILMPLVARTFAEAGIARDAVDGIAVGVGPGPFTGLRVGIATAETLGLVLGVPTYGVCSLDAIALSVQSLDDAPQEFLVATDARRKEVYWAQYRDGDRPAGPDVERPAELPQELRALPTAGRGPALYPESFPTALPVLDVCAADLGRLAARRLAAAEELLPLQPLYLRQPDAVPSAGQKSALTSLAGQRRRKP; this is encoded by the coding sequence ATGACGGTCTTGCTCGCCATGGACACCTCTACGACCGCGGTCACGGCTGCACTGGTGCAGGACGACTCGGTGCTGGCGCTCACCACCGAGTTGGACGGTCGCCGCCACACCGAGATCCTCATGCCGTTGGTTGCGCGCACCTTCGCCGAAGCCGGCATCGCCAGGGATGCCGTCGACGGCATCGCGGTGGGCGTCGGCCCCGGGCCGTTCACCGGGCTGCGGGTGGGCATCGCCACGGCCGAAACCCTGGGGCTCGTGCTGGGCGTGCCGACGTACGGCGTGTGCAGCCTCGACGCGATCGCGCTGTCGGTGCAGAGCCTGGACGACGCGCCACAGGAGTTCCTCGTCGCCACCGACGCACGCCGCAAAGAGGTCTACTGGGCGCAGTACCGCGACGGTGATCGCCCCGCGGGGCCTGATGTCGAGCGCCCGGCCGAACTTCCGCAGGAGCTTCGCGCGCTGCCCACGGCCGGGCGCGGTCCGGCGCTCTACCCGGAGTCCTTCCCGACAGCGTTGCCCGTGCTCGATGTCTGCGCAGCAGACCTGGGCCGTCTGGCCGCTCGGCGGCTCGCTGCCGCAGAAGAGTTGCTACCGCTGCAGCCGCTCTACCTGCGGCAGCCCGACGCAGTGCCCTCGGCCGGGCAGAAGTCGGCGCTCACCTCGCTCGCCGGTCAGCGCAGGCGCAAGCCGTGA
- the groL gene encoding chaperonin GroEL (60 kDa chaperone family; promotes refolding of misfolded polypeptides especially under stressful conditions; forms two stacked rings of heptamers to form a barrel-shaped 14mer; ends can be capped by GroES; misfolded proteins enter the barrel where they are refolded when GroES binds), translating into MAKTLEFNDDARKSLERGVDALANAVKVTLGPKGRNVVIDKKWGAPTITNDGVTIAREVELEDPYENMGAQLAKEVATKTNDIAGDGTTTATVLAQAMVKEGLRNVAAGASPSGVKRGMDKAVDAVNEQLLANARELEGKEEIAQVASLSAQDSTIGSLIADAFDKVGKDGVITVEESSTAVTELDFTEGMQFDKGYISPYFVTDPERMEAVLEDAYILINQGKISAIADLLPLLEKVVQTGKPLLLIAEDIDGEALSTLVVNKIRGTFNVVAVKAPGFGDRRKAMLQDMAILTGGQVIAEEVGLKLDQVDLDVLGQARRVVVTKDNTTIIDGQGDTADVDGRVKELKAEIERTDSDWDREKLQERLAKLAGGVCVIKVGAHTEVELKEKKHRIEDAISATRAAIEEGIVAGGGSALIHAVSAIDGLNLEGDEATGANVVRKAAAEPLRWIAENAGLEGYVAVAKVGEQPAGSGLNAATGEYGDLIKAGVIDPVKVTRSALRNAASIASMVLTTDALVVDKPEEEEPAAGGHGHSH; encoded by the coding sequence ATGGCAAAGACCCTGGAATTCAACGACGACGCGCGTAAGTCGCTCGAGCGCGGCGTCGACGCGCTCGCCAACGCCGTCAAGGTGACGCTCGGCCCCAAGGGCCGCAATGTCGTCATCGACAAGAAGTGGGGCGCCCCCACGATCACCAACGACGGTGTGACCATCGCTCGCGAGGTCGAGCTGGAAGACCCGTACGAGAACATGGGTGCGCAGCTGGCCAAGGAAGTTGCGACCAAGACCAACGACATCGCCGGTGACGGCACCACCACTGCGACCGTGCTGGCCCAGGCCATGGTCAAGGAAGGCCTGCGCAATGTCGCCGCCGGTGCGTCCCCCTCGGGTGTGAAGCGCGGCATGGACAAAGCCGTGGACGCCGTCAACGAGCAGCTGCTGGCCAACGCCCGCGAGCTGGAGGGCAAGGAAGAGATCGCGCAGGTGGCGTCCCTCTCGGCCCAGGACTCCACCATCGGCAGCCTCATCGCCGACGCGTTCGACAAGGTCGGCAAGGACGGTGTCATCACCGTCGAGGAGTCGTCGACCGCGGTCACCGAGCTCGACTTCACCGAGGGCATGCAGTTCGACAAGGGCTACATCTCGCCCTACTTCGTCACCGACCCCGAGCGCATGGAGGCCGTCCTGGAGGACGCCTACATCCTCATCAACCAGGGCAAGATCTCGGCCATCGCCGACCTGCTGCCGCTGCTGGAGAAGGTCGTGCAGACCGGTAAGCCGCTGCTGCTCATCGCTGAGGACATCGACGGCGAAGCCCTCTCGACGCTGGTCGTCAACAAGATCCGTGGCACCTTCAACGTCGTGGCCGTGAAGGCTCCTGGCTTCGGCGACCGCCGCAAGGCGATGCTGCAGGACATGGCCATCCTGACCGGCGGTCAGGTCATCGCCGAAGAGGTCGGACTCAAGCTCGACCAGGTCGACCTCGACGTGCTGGGCCAGGCCCGCCGCGTGGTGGTGACCAAGGACAACACCACGATCATCGACGGTCAGGGTGACACCGCGGATGTCGACGGTCGCGTCAAGGAGCTCAAGGCCGAGATCGAGCGCACCGACTCCGATTGGGACCGCGAGAAGCTGCAGGAGCGCCTCGCCAAGCTCGCCGGTGGCGTCTGCGTCATCAAGGTCGGCGCCCACACCGAGGTGGAGCTGAAGGAGAAGAAGCACCGCATCGAGGACGCCATCTCCGCCACCCGCGCCGCCATCGAGGAAGGCATCGTGGCCGGTGGTGGATCGGCTCTGATCCACGCCGTGTCGGCCATCGACGGCCTCAACCTCGAAGGTGACGAGGCCACCGGTGCCAACGTCGTGCGCAAGGCAGCCGCCGAGCCGCTGCGTTGGATCGCCGAGAACGCCGGTCTCGAGGGTTACGTCGCGGTTGCCAAGGTGGGCGAGCAGCCCGCGGGCAGCGGTCTGAACGCCGCCACCGGCGAGTACGGCGACCTCATCAAGGCCGGCGTCATCGACCCGGTCAAGGTCACCCGCTCGGCGCTGCGAAACGCCGCGTCCATCGCCTCGATGGTGCTCACCACCGACGCGCTGGTCGTCGACAAGCCGGAGGAAGAAGAGCCGGCTGCGGGCGGTCACGGCCACTCGCACTGA
- a CDS encoding phosphodiesterase, with protein sequence MRFGPDPTHTIAHLSDPHLLADGKRLGGVVEVAEHLRRTVQQLERTGRAVDAMVFTGDLTDLGEPDAYRELRKIVLPSADRLECEVIWVMGNHDERGPYSQHLFDGPDTDDPQDRVYDLQGLRVIALDSTVTGYHHGGLDEEQLRWLADELATPAEHGTLLAMHHPPIPSVVDLMNLLGLDNRDAFADVIAGSDVRGVLAGHFHYSCHGTFAGVPVSVAAASCYSLDAGAPNRSLVGVDGRQGFDLVDIYPDSLLHTQIPLGSPPVVSGFDDAVADALAALPAHERREAFSSKSSTWTPPAY encoded by the coding sequence ATGAGGTTCGGTCCAGACCCCACACACACCATCGCGCACCTGAGCGATCCGCACCTGCTCGCAGACGGAAAACGACTCGGCGGCGTGGTCGAAGTGGCTGAGCACCTGCGCCGCACGGTGCAGCAGCTCGAGCGCACGGGGCGCGCCGTCGACGCCATGGTTTTCACCGGAGATCTGACCGATCTCGGCGAGCCGGACGCCTACCGCGAGTTGCGCAAGATCGTGCTGCCCAGCGCCGACCGCCTGGAGTGCGAGGTGATCTGGGTGATGGGCAATCACGACGAGCGTGGCCCGTACTCACAGCACCTCTTCGATGGGCCCGACACCGACGACCCGCAAGACCGCGTGTACGACCTGCAGGGACTGCGCGTGATCGCCCTCGACAGCACGGTGACCGGCTATCACCACGGCGGGTTGGACGAGGAGCAGTTGCGCTGGCTCGCAGACGAACTCGCCACCCCGGCAGAGCACGGCACCCTGCTGGCGATGCACCACCCGCCCATCCCCTCGGTCGTCGACCTGATGAACCTGCTCGGCCTGGACAACCGGGACGCGTTCGCCGACGTGATCGCCGGATCGGACGTCCGGGGCGTCCTCGCCGGGCACTTCCATTACTCCTGCCACGGCACCTTCGCCGGCGTGCCGGTGTCGGTGGCGGCAGCCTCCTGCTATTCGCTGGACGCGGGAGCACCGAACCGTTCGCTGGTGGGCGTCGACGGACGCCAAGGATTCGACCTGGTCGACATCTACCCGGATTCCTTGTTGCACACCCAGATCCCGTTGGGCAGCCCGCCGGTGGTCAGCGGATTCGACGACGCCGTCGCCGACGCCCTGGCGGCCCTGCCCGCGCACGAACGTCGCGAAGCCTTCTCCAGCAAGTCCTCCACCTGGACTCCCCCGGCGTACTGA
- the tsaD gene encoding tRNA (adenosine(37)-N6)-threonylcarbamoyltransferase complex transferase subunit TsaD yields MNEPVVLGIESSCDETGVALVRGTTLLGDSLASSVDEHVRFGGVVPEVASRAHLEAIIPTIERACDDAGLTLADVDAIAVTAGPGLAGALMVGVSSAKALAWALDKPLYGVNHLCAHVCADVLDHGPLPEPTMALLVSGGHTDLLLVRDIVTDVQALGRTIDDAAGEAFDKVARVLGVPYPGGPHLDRLAQQGDPTAIRFPRGLTSARDLEKHRFDFSFSGLKTAVVRWVQQRQQDGLDVPLADVAASFSAAVADVLTRKAIDACQEFGINDLQIGGGVTANTQLRTMAEERCAAAGISLRVPRVRLCTDNGAMVAALGAQVVARGVPPTSLALGTDSSLPVSTSFVA; encoded by the coding sequence ATGAATGAGCCCGTCGTACTCGGGATCGAGAGCTCGTGCGACGAGACCGGTGTGGCACTGGTGCGCGGCACCACGCTGCTCGGCGACTCCCTGGCCAGCAGCGTCGATGAGCACGTGCGTTTCGGGGGAGTAGTGCCCGAGGTGGCCAGCCGGGCCCACCTGGAGGCGATCATCCCGACGATCGAACGAGCCTGTGACGACGCCGGGCTCACCCTCGCCGACGTCGATGCCATTGCGGTCACGGCCGGACCAGGGCTGGCCGGCGCCTTGATGGTGGGTGTGTCGTCAGCGAAGGCGCTGGCCTGGGCTCTCGACAAGCCGTTGTACGGCGTCAACCATCTGTGCGCCCACGTGTGCGCCGACGTGCTCGACCACGGTCCGTTGCCGGAGCCGACGATGGCGCTGCTGGTCTCCGGCGGCCACACCGACCTGCTGCTCGTGCGCGACATCGTGACCGACGTCCAAGCGCTGGGCCGAACGATCGACGACGCGGCCGGAGAGGCCTTCGACAAGGTGGCCCGTGTGCTCGGTGTGCCCTATCCGGGTGGCCCACACCTGGATCGCCTTGCGCAACAAGGCGATCCGACGGCGATCCGGTTTCCCCGAGGGCTCACCTCAGCCCGCGACCTGGAGAAGCACCGCTTCGACTTCTCCTTCTCCGGCCTCAAGACGGCCGTGGTGCGGTGGGTGCAGCAGCGGCAGCAGGACGGACTGGACGTGCCGCTCGCCGATGTCGCGGCCAGCTTCTCGGCCGCGGTTGCCGACGTGCTCACCCGCAAGGCGATCGACGCCTGTCAGGAGTTCGGCATCAACGATCTGCAGATCGGTGGGGGAGTCACGGCCAACACTCAATTGCGCACGATGGCCGAAGAGCGTTGTGCCGCAGCGGGAATCAGCCTTCGCGTGCCCCGTGTGCGGCTGTGCACCGACAACGGCGCGATGGTCGCCGCTCTCGGTGCCCAGGTGGTGGCTCGCGGCGTGCCGCCGACCAGCCTCGCGCTCGGCACCGACTCCTCGCTACCGGTCAGCACGTCCTTCGTCGCCTGA
- the rimI gene encoding ribosomal protein S18-alanine N-acetyltransferase yields the protein MSTVREMRWQDIDELVDLDRELFGHEAWSQQTWWAELAGRPQRQYRVVTDDHGILGYAGVDCPGDVADVMTIAVQPRGRGSGLATELVTWMRETAAGSGAEALLLEVRADNVAARKLYDRNGFEQISVRRGYYQPEGVDAIIMRALLNGADGGSHE from the coding sequence GTGAGCACGGTGCGCGAGATGCGCTGGCAGGACATCGACGAACTCGTCGACCTTGACCGCGAGCTCTTCGGCCACGAGGCGTGGAGCCAGCAGACCTGGTGGGCTGAGCTCGCCGGTCGCCCGCAGCGGCAGTACCGCGTGGTCACCGACGACCACGGCATCCTCGGATACGCCGGGGTCGACTGCCCGGGCGATGTCGCCGATGTCATGACCATCGCCGTGCAACCCCGTGGTCGGGGCAGTGGGCTCGCCACTGAACTGGTCACCTGGATGCGTGAGACGGCAGCCGGATCCGGCGCTGAGGCGCTGCTGCTTGAAGTGCGGGCAGACAATGTGGCGGCCCGAAAACTATACGACCGCAACGGTTTTGAGCAGATCAGTGTGCGGCGCGGCTACTACCAACCCGAAGGAGTGGACGCGATCATCATGCGGGCACTGCTGAACGGCGCTGACGGAGGCAGTCATGAATGA
- the groES gene encoding co-chaperone GroES, whose amino-acid sequence MSVNIKPLEDRIVVKAVEAEQTTASGLVIPDTAKEKPQEGEVLAVGPGRVDDKGVRVPMDISVGDKVIYSKYGGTEVKYSGQEFLILSARDVLAVVEK is encoded by the coding sequence GTGTCGGTGAACATCAAGCCGCTCGAGGACCGCATCGTGGTGAAGGCCGTCGAGGCCGAGCAGACCACCGCTTCTGGTCTGGTCATCCCGGACACCGCCAAGGAGAAGCCCCAGGAGGGCGAGGTCCTGGCTGTCGGTCCGGGTCGGGTCGACGACAAGGGCGTCCGCGTTCCGATGGACATCTCCGTCGGTGACAAGGTCATCTACTCCAAGTACGGCGGCACCGAGGTGAAGTACTCGGGCCAGGAGTTCCTGATCCTGAGCGCGCGCGACGTGCTCGCCGTGGTGGAGAAGTAA